Proteins encoded by one window of Lathyrus oleraceus cultivar Zhongwan6 chromosome 1, CAAS_Psat_ZW6_1.0, whole genome shotgun sequence:
- the LOC127116404 gene encoding uncharacterized protein LOC127116404, with amino-acid sequence MKDTSKVIIGATLVMVVTLAFVIALILVLLAELYCSLLLHRHKLKNKNTQTLTNTKTTLTNVSSPSQSHSPQNSPPPPENFTNIYSQGVLQPPRNFLFPCMENISKEQQNKLHQVINIQTHESLISSTTLSMSPFLSRLPPQPKNTTHQSNVGEVSSCLEEKKELVYISNPIYENEEEKESGVKVDTPFETPNTSPSHLEKSDSSCDDDDGGGDVVVASEVEVYTPPLTPMKKLDAEACSVSLRDVRSLGTNGSDSLISRSVNGLSSSSSDSPSTSSW; translated from the coding sequence ATGAAGGACACATCCAAAGTTATCATTGGAGCAACCTTAGTAATGGTCGTTACCCTTGCTTTTGTCATAGCACTCATTCTTGTTCTTCTAGCTGAACTCTATTGTTCTCTTTTACTTCATCGCCACAAACTCAAAAACAAAAACACTCAAACCTTAACCAACACAAAAACTACCTTAACTAATGTTTCTTCTCCTTCACAATCACATTCACCTCAAAACTCTCCTCCACCACCAGAAAACTTTACCAACATTTACTCACAAGGTGTTCTCCAACCTCCAAGAAACTTTCTTTTTCCTTGCATGGAAAATATTTCCAAAGAACAACAAAACAAGCTTCACCAAGTTATCAACATTCAAACACATGAATCATTAATTTCATCGACAACACTATCAATGTCACCTTTTCTATCTAGACTCCCACCGCAACCAAAAAACACAACCCATCAAAGTAATGTTGGTGAAGTTTCATCATGTCTTGAAGAAAAAAAGGAGCTTGTTTACATTTCCAATCCCATTTATGAAAACGAAGAAGAAAAAGAAAGTGGTGTAAAAGTAGATACACCATTTGAGACACCTAATACTTCACCTTCACATTTAGAAAAAAGCGATTCTTCTTGTGATGATGACGATGGTGGTGGcgatgttgttgttgcatctgaAGTTGAAGTCTATACACCACCTTTGACTCCAATGAAGAAGCTAGATGCTGAGGCTTGTTCCGTTTCTCTTAGAGATGTTAGGTCGTTAGGTACTAATGGAAGTGATTCTTTAATTTCACGTAGTGTTAATGGTTTatcttcttcatcttctgatTCACCTTCTACTTCTTCGTGGTGA